Genomic window (Hippoglossus stenolepis isolate QCI-W04-F060 chromosome 11, HSTE1.2, whole genome shotgun sequence):
ACGTGTAACAGTGATTGTTTTTCTTCGTAatgtgcaagatgcaacaccAGCTAGACAGCAAGGTTTCTGATGCATCTGTGACATCTAACGTGACCCACCAGGGGAAAAGAACATGAATGCAAAgtcctctactggcaatgagAAAGTAGTCAATTGCCTTTTAAGCAGGTTTACCCACATCCATAAAAACCTGTGATACCTACTAATTGTAGTGTTTAGTGAGTTATTGATAGCACAAAGGTtactttcaaaaagaaaaactgattccAACCTTGATGGAGTGATGGTGGAGGATGTTGGCTGCTCGGCTGGCctggtggtggtgctggaggGCGGACGCTCTGGCATGAGCTTGCTTCAGTTGCTGAGACACCAGCTGCTCTGccttcagtgatgaagaggatgaggagccACCGTGGGACCCTGACGACGTCTGCTGGAAGATTCGCTGCTCTatttcctgctcctgctgcagcgcTTTGACAAACGCAGCTTTCAGCCGACTGGTATGCTCGGCTTTTAGAGCCTTTTTCTGATTGGACGACATGCAGTCCTCACAGAGCACTTTAGTCTTGTCGTGCCTCCAGCGGCAGGTGAAGTCAGTGTTGCACTGAGTGCAGATGAAGGGGTCTTTGCTAATGGCCTTGGACAGTGCTACACCTGTCTTCCCTgaatggagacagacaggaaaccCACAGACACTTATCTTAGTTTAAAATGTAGATTAAAACCAGTGGATACAACTTTAAGATGCTCAAAATCTAGAAGCTGGAATTTTCAGTTGATAGATAGATTCATTGGCTTATCTTTTTATCTGAACCTGTAAAGAAAATCCATCAAAACAGAAAACCAACCCACCTCTGTGTATGGTATCCAGCAGATTCTGTACCACATCCTCCAGTCCCACCAGGTAGATGAACTCATTATTGGCTGCTGAAGGCAGGAAGTTGAACTCTGGGGCAGGGGGCTTGGGCGGGGGGATCTCCAGGAGGGTCTTCTCCAGTTGCTTTCTCAGGGCGAGTTTAGCTGCAGCTTGGCGGCTGGCTGGAGAGTCGTTGACTCCCAACAAACCGCTGCTTCCTGAGGAGGAGCCCTTCAAACTGGATTGTGAGGCCTTTGAAAagtgaagagacagaagagaagacaTCTGGTTTGAACATCCAGTCAAAGTCATAATGTGTTTGACTTGTTTGAGCAGTAAAGAAGTGACCAAAGTCCCAGGGTGAACAATAACTGATCATTAACTCAAAGCTTTTGTGACAGCTCATGTACAAAAATACTATCAACTGtaagtgtataaatataaataaaatccagaGGTTACtatatgattattataaataacattcATGTCTATGGTTTTACAGATCTGCTTATAAAATAAATAGCTGATTACCTTATTTTCACAGTGTCACCTTTTTGTTTATTAGTTCATCGAAAAAAAGAAGCTGGAAATGTTTTAGCAGCGATAGTggacattcattaaaaaatatattatttaatatagtTGTGTGCCGTCAACGCAAGTTGTGCTTAACCTGTCAAAGCTAAAAAATAGACATGAATTAGTTGGCAACCGAGTGGAAGTTATATTTCTCCTTATATCTGATCTTAAAAGATTTCTATCCCATAAAAGGATCTGATATTGCCtgtttgaattcattttattttctgccctCTTGTGGCTGCAGTAGGCTGTTGTCCATTTAAAGATTCCtaacacttttcaaaatatgtaaaaacaatacTTTGCTTATAATAATGATTtggatttgattgttttttatttcatttctaattCTTGAAAGTTCACCTCCTCGAGCTCCCTCGTTGAAAAATCAAGAATCtattaacataaaaatatttttctttttaaaaagcgaACTACTGAACATCTCCAACTAACAGTGCAtcctcagtgtttgtgcacTGAAGGTCTCAAGTCTTGAAATCTAACTAGTGTATGTTACACATTAGACCACGactcattttcaaatgaattgtgatgtcacaaaattTAGCTTTTAAACTCAAGACTTGAGGTGTGAACAGAAAACCTTTCTTCCTTCAgcagatacatttaaaacagaTCTTTACTGTCAAACACATTCATCCCTGTAAGATATTATACCATTTCTTCTAGACTGAATGGCAACACATGCGGTATATATTCTCTTGTTTTTAACTTGGAAGCACTGGTGAGACACTGACCATCATGTTAGCACTATTTCCAACTCTGATGAGGCCTGACTGCATCATTCCTCTCTGGCCCTGGGCTGTAGGGGCCGAGGTCCTGGGGCCcagaagcagaggagggggtCCTGAGCCTCCGGAGGcagccagctgctgctgctgctgctggcggaGAGCCTGGATCTGCTGTGAAGATACAGAGATGGTCTAACCAGGACAATGAGAGGGACGACATGGAgggacatcacacacacacacgaaggtGGTGGTGGACGAGGGAGGGGACAGCCAAAGCACCATAGCAaagggcacagagagagagaggtgcaaAGAGAGACCATAAGTcctattatgttttattattaattataattattacccAGCAGTTTGTCTGGAGGAGTGAAAGAAAGCAGTGAGGCCGAATACCTTAGAATATCAATGCCCAGACAATGagattttataaaataaaaaaaaaagtgttttaaatgaataaaattagAATGCTAAAATTAtagcaaaataataattaccATGCTAATAACAGCATTTAAATTCCTCCCATGACTCACCTGCGCCCCTCTGACCAGAGGCGGCATGATGATCTGGGAGCCATGTTTGGACGAGATCTGCTGCCCTCCTCTTACCAGTGGCGGAGGGATGACCGTGCCTGAACTCCTGCCCGTCAAAATCTGGTGAGAGAAAAGCACCATCAGTTTGAACAACAGTACGAGGGGGATCCACACTGCCACCTGAGTGCAAACAGTATGTGATATTTCCACACTAACCTGCTGGGAGCCTTTATTGCTTACAATGGTCCCTCgaataagaggaggaggagcagaggagccaGACAGACCCGACGGctggaaaaagaggaagataaTAAACGAcgaacagaaaaataaatttaagaGGAAGACCTGTGTTGTAGGGATGTGCAACTCTTTGTGTGACCCTGTGCAGCTGTGGGTAATAACTATGGTCTACCTTCTGGAGATTGTCCCTCTGTATTTGGCTCTGTCGGAGTTTCTTCAGCAAAACCAACTTGGcctcctccagcctcagctcctccttcagctgcttGATGATTCGCCCCCTCTCCTCAGGGCTGCTCTTCTACACGCAACAGATCACAGAACATCCCTGTTACACCATCCACtttacaaaagacaaaaataccTCTCCAGCtactgaaatgtaaaatgtcatctggacctTGTTTCCACCAACAGTCATGCATGATATGGGACATTTTCAGCAGCTCTGGGCATCTCTGACATAAATCTAtgaggtaaaaaataaaaatcacttcTTCACACTATGTCCCACTTTCCTGTGTCAAGATCTTACTAGAATTAATGCTCATACATATATATGCGCCTCTAACAACCAATCAGGATTCAGTTTTACAACcataatatacaatatttgGTGAAGACTTAAATGTAttgtaattgtattttaaaaacaaaaacacattgtgtggtcacagtgaccttgaatCATCACCAAGATCTAATCGCTTCATGATCGAGCACAAGTAaacgtttgtgccaaatttaagGAAAATCCCTCAAGGTGTTTCTGAGATATCTACTTCCCAAGAAAAGGTCAGACCTAACAGAAGAACAATCGGAAAACATTAAACTTCTTGCAAAGGCTTTCAAAGACATGGAAGCATAAAAAAATCTTGAAGTTCAAACTCGAGGTTGTGAAAAAAGCCTAAACATAGGAAACAATCTCAACAGAACAGCAGCACGAAGTGTACAACTTGTAGCTTCATGTTTCTTTGTCTCACCATGAGAAGGTCGGTGTCCAGCTCCTTAAAGTGGCTCAGGCCGTTCCTCGGAGGACTCGGGGAGTCATTATCCGACAAGATGATTACATCATCATCTTCAGGGGACGGAGGGCGTTTCTCCCTTTTTATACTGCTGGACATGAGGGAGACAAAGACAATCTGATTTatatttcagctttttaaaatgcaaGCACTAATACTGTAAATCAtgaacacaaaaacaggaatatATCGGGATAATGTGACTTATTATGCAAGTAGCTTTAGGATTTTGTTTGACAGAATCACAAATATTGTGCATAGGCTTGTTCCAGCTCTTTACTTCCggatatgaaatatatatataaaaaatatgtgtgtgtgtgtgtgtgtgtgtgtgtgtgtgtatgtatatatatatacacacacacattatatttttaCAGCAGCATCTCTCCATCAAATTAACACATCATAGGGGCCTTGCACATCATTTTATACAcaccttttcttttattcagacGTTTCAAATAAAGACATTGGGGTCCCCCACtagaatctaaaataaatgttgtttggGTTTAAACACTGTTTAGCTGCTAAGCATGAGCTGAAGAGGGCAACAATATTTCAAGGCTGTTTGAGGCAAGGTGAAGAAGCACTCCTGAACTGGCTCAAATATTAGATTATATTAGAAATGTCTGAATTCACAGAGGTCTGCTCCTCaactataattataatttatgaCCGCGGCTTGATTTGCTCAACGATGATCTAGCAAGTCCAGACTCTCCTCGTAGATTCTCCTCATGTCGATGCTACTAACTAACAACAGATCTGTTCTAAATGCCACAGAGGGGCAAGGTGGGACACAAAGCAGCAGTCAAAGGTCTTTATTTCACAGTGAAACGGCCGTTTGAAAGCACAAACAGGATATAATGTATAATAGAGAATCACCTGTACAGGACTAACGTCATCATACAAAGCATGCTAcagaaattaaaacaagcgGGGAAGGTTGGAGGTTGTTTGGATCAACCGTCACTCTGGTCTACAAAATCCTGTTTTCTGATGATCATTTTGCActtaattccacaaacatctatAACCTTGGCTGCACGGCGCTGACTTCACATCGCAGGCTTTATATGTGACAGCAAGATGACCTAAATTCATTGACTAGTGTCACTCACCAACTGAAGACCATGAGCAATGCTCCCATAAAAAACAAGGATGGCCTTGTCGTTTCACAGATTATGGGTTTCTATGAGGCATAAAGAGCCGTTAAAGTCAACGCATGACAACGTGAGGCCTGTCTCtttgcctgcgtgtgtgtgcgtgtgttagtCCCTCCTCAGGGCTTAGCGCcatcatcacttcctgtggaTTAATCACTTCTCTTCCAAAGAAGTCACATGACCCCAAAGTCATCATCACGTGACACTCACTTttcctcccccccaccctctccccttccctcctcccctgACTGCTCCTTCCACTGTggaaaccatggcaacaaccGGCTGGAACCGGTTTGTGACACACGGCTTCATTTTGTGTGCGGGGAGTTTTTTAGGGTTCAGGTGGTTAGTGGGGGGAAAATGGAGGTAGAGTCAAAGAGGAAGTTATACATCACCTCTGACCACAACAACACCACCCACAATCCCCCCCAAACACTAAGTTTAAACAACATCCCGCTCATAAAGTaactttaaacatatttaagtcTTTTTAGattctattttctctttttgtaaattcccatgtgtttttttttgaaGAGTACAAATTTAGAAAAGGAGCTCGAGTCTTTCCTGCACATTCACCCCATTACTTCTTCTGACAGTTACTTTCTCGTGTTTGTTTCAGTTGAGCTGAGTTTACTGTGAACCGTTCCTCACCCCTTTGACGTGCTCATATCCACAGGCTGCTCCCCCATCTGAACTTCAACTTTAATGGTGGCCTTCACCTCGCCCGCAGCCAGCATGCCACCTGACGCCTTTGGCTCTGTCGGTCGAGTCCGGCTCCTCGCATCTATAGCTGGCTCCGTCCTGCTGGCTTTATCATTGCATTCAGTCCGATTGTCCACGCTGGGTTCAGCCGCCTGCTGTGTCTGGGTTGTCTCCCCATCATCTTTAACCGTCTGGGAGGCCGATGGTAACACTAAAGGTAAAGGCAAGCTGCTCTGCTCTTGCTCTTGCTCGTCCTCTTGCTCGTCCTCTGATCCGGTGCTAGTCCGGCTCTGACCATCCTGCGCCATGAGAGGGTCAGGTTTTGGTGTAGTTTCAGCCTGTGCTGTGGGTTCAGATGGGTCCAGTTTAGGCTTTTTGCTGTCATTTTCAACATCAGAGGATTCTAAAGACTGGGGCTCAGTATCCTTATCCAGCGCCCTCTTCTGGCTGCGCGTCTGGCGCACGGCCTCCTCAGACATCCcctgcagaaagaggaagaaataacTGTTATCTTGACTGTTATTTATTCAAAGGGGATCAAAGTTATCGATCAAATTCCACAGGCTacagaaataatacagaaaGCCTCTTAGCCAGACAAAAGTATATCAGAGCAGCACATATTCTCTACATATTTATGTGAACAAGTTGGTCAACAGGTTACAAAATTTATCTTTGTTTTGTACGACAACCAAAGCAACTCCAGAAATgctcaatgtaaaaaaaaaaaaacattataccATTCAGGTGTTGATTGtctgacaaactgcagagtaaGAGTAGTTCTTCCCAAAAATATcaagacatgtttttaaacacagaaaaccacCACAATCTGAACTGCGATCTATCTCTCCAGTTTTGAAATTTACCTTCAAGAATATCCAGACGAAAACCAGCATATGGACTTTTCTATTTGCACCTTTAAAACCAAATATTGACACTGTTTTCATAAAACCAGAAGTTAAACTTCAATTTGAATCAGAAGTCAATAAATTACACAACCACTGAAAAACTGTTCTTTCTCAAGTAGAAAAAGATCATAGTAGTAGCAGATGCTGCTTTTGTTGTATCCTTTCACCTGCACTCATGTGTCGCTAACTGACTTTAATTGTCAGTGTTTCTGGACCCCGTGAGATACAGATCAGTGGAGTTGTACCGATCTGAGTGAGGCACTCGAAGGAAGTTGTTCCTTCTAAGGTTGTCGAATAGATTTGTCTTATTACATCGGAAGTGCTGACTGTTGCCAGGCAATGTTTATAGATAACTTTACTTTGACCAATATCTGACGGTGCATAACCGAACCACTGCCGCACTAGTGATTCTGAGTCCTTTTTTGGCACCGGCTCCTGATCTGCTATGTCCAATCACACATGAATCAGACCCTGTTCAGCACAGCCATTTAGTAGTATCACTGTCAAAAATGGCCCAAACTTTGTTGGAATATTGCTTTAAAAAGTTAACTAACCATTCAAATTTCTATTGCATTATATGTATAAGGGGAGAGCAAACCAATATGACAAACATAACTGTTTGAATAggtatatttttcattaaaaacatctaCATATCTACACATTAGAGTGTCACATATGAGTCAAGATGTGGCTGTTTGGGTGGAGCTCCAGACATCAGGCCATACTGAGCTGTTTGCATATTTTTGACACGTGCCCTCAGGTTGATTGTGCAGGAATGACATGTTAGCCTCGCTTACGTACAACTTTTTACCCTGAGGTTCTACAATGTCACTGATCAAGAAGTATTATTTAGGAAGCTCAAAGTTCAAATCACTCTAGTCTCAGAGGCTGAGTTGGGCTGTGCCCTCTCTGCCATCGTTACCACACAGTTACAGTTaagttatttgtttgtttcagtttgatcTACGTCATTGTCgatgtcattttaaatcaatcaaagtGACTCCTGTCCATCGTGCAGTTAATTTAGTTCAGACAGCCAAGCCATAATCaaatggctgtttttttttttttacaatcaaCAATTTGATTATAGAATTGAATTTAGAATATTCTTTGGCCACCCTGTCTGGTTTGTGAATGtagtttgtgaatgtgtaaatgcCATAAAATATCACTAAATATCTCCACagccattttcaaacatgaactctgggaaatgtgCGGAAGCAATTGTtttgagttttcctttcacatataaacGACGCAGCAggattgtccgggtcagatgtgctcacaacaacaggaaaatctccgGAGCATTCATGTgaggggtggcgtctgggtagaaCATACAAGAAGCAGGACAAGGACGTATAAATTCCAACTGCTGCAGAacttgtttacagcacattgacaccggcgTCAGCCCTCatcgccaaaagctctggaatcttgtctttccaagttgacatcctCATCTGCGTCCTCTGTATGCTTTTCATCCTGAGAAATTTGTACTCAGTTTTTTATCTGTCAGGTGATAGAAACGTCATCAATGTTTTTGCAGGTGTCTTAAAGACCCATCACTGTATAACATCGTCAGACCACCAACCCCTACTACGGAgctattaatatatatatatatatatatatatatatatatcataattcaaacaaaaatgaCCTTGAgacagctgcagaaaacacatgatCACCAGACTAAACAGGTTGAATTAGTGAGGTCACATGACCAAGATGTTGACTCAAGTACAATTTCAAAACATCCAATTATCCAAATTTCAGTGGAAACCAAAAAAGGAGTTCTCACTAAATACTCAGTGTtcagttcaaatgaaaaaaaaaaaaatctttggaTCACCTGATTGTAACGAGTTATTTTGAAAGATGGTAAAAAAATTGCTGCAGTGAGACATCAAACAGCTGCAAGAACATGACATCGTAATCAAATCGAGTTTAACAGGGACTTGGGAGAATATCTAAAATTAACTGGAGCATGATTTCTGTTACAATATTCATAACGACCAGTGGCTAGGAGTACTTTAGTTATTTATGTGTGCAAgtgaaacattttatatttatttcaaagactTAATCTTGTGTATAACCTCCCCCTCCCCCGGGTCTGGCACCAAGGAGAACCAGATACATTAACATCTGATGTCCCCGGGAAAACAAATCAAGTCCTACCAGATGATGACTTCTGGAAGCAGTGGATAGAGCAGCTTGTGTGTCAGACAGATAAGCATTGCATACTACTCCTAAATAGACAAACAACATCCATGCAGCGGCTGCTCTGAATTCTCAGCATCAAGTCAGAcatgaggagacacagagagacgaTGGACCACATGGGTCGATACAAGTTTACCTTGAAGGTTTAGATAAAGGCCGACCACTTTGTTCTGTGTAAATCTCTGATGCACTTTCCACATCAGTATGTCAAGAGCCATTTATGTATAATAGACACCACACCCTATATATCAATGTTTGAGAGACTGTGTCCGAGAACAATCACACTTCACAGTATCTGAACAGGTCTTCACACAACtattctgtcactttttgttATAAGTGAAGCTAAAGTTGACCATTAGACTggctcgctaacttctggcttctgtctctgcttcagAGGTGTAGGTCTGTAAGTCTCACAAGGTCGGTTAATGACAGGTACAACAGCGAATAATTTCATTCggtctgaatgaaatgattggtcatgTTTTTGCCAGTCCTGTGAAGGCCATAGACACTGGCGTTTTTTTCCCcgacaactttatttattcatttatcacaATGTGGAAAGAACTTCAAcaaataagattttaaaaagtgttcacaacttaccaaccctacctttaagtTCAATTAAAACGTCAAAACCATGATACTATAATAATATGTACACACTCATTGAAATGACTTTAGTCATTATCAAATGTGTTAAAGGTGAACGCATGCTGTCTCACATGGTACAGGAAGTGACCGATGGTCAAAGTTCACAGACTCTCAAACAGAAAGCACAAATGAAATTCAGAGTACACTCACATGGTTgctgtacagtatgtacactGATCAACCACAAAGACAACAAAGTTATGCTCTGAATCATACATGAGTATGTATGTTACAGAGACCAGGCCCAGTCCTGCCAACTGAGGCCTTCAGGCTGCCCAGCACCACACTGCAGGAAGCTATGATTTTTTgccgtggggggggggggactacaATTAACCCTTGAGACCTAGGCTATGTCTGGACACACTGTACACACTCCAacctcctccccttcctgttCTCGGAACGCTTATGGTAGCGAGCACAAAGCAGGCTCAGTGTGTCCACGGTGTACCTATCACAATGTACAGTGCGTGCAGTCACAACGTAGCATGCAGAGCAATCATCTGATAGTAGAGCTGTcgaagttttttttttaatactctGACATCACTGAGACACGCATGACATGACCCTTCCCAGGATTCACTGGGACACACAAAGCACTTTTCCTGCAAACCGGTTTAAACCGGTtggctagtgtgtgtgtgtgtgtgtgtgtgtgtgtgtgtgtgtgtgtgtgtgtgtgtgtgtgtgtgtgtgtgtgtgtgtgtgtgtgtgtgtgagagagaagctGAAGCTAGTTTAACCCTTCAGGTGCTGGAGAAGAGCTtccacggtgtgtgtgtgaggggggttGGGTGTAATGGTCATCAATTCTGGTGCATGTATCTGTGAAATGATGCTGGTGGAAGAAGTTAGACACGGGGAACGTCTTCCCGCAACCCCCCCTTCCACCAAACTTACACGTACACTGACCCTATCTTTGTAGCAGGGGATCTGAATGGCCGACGGGTTTCGCGTTTCATCTCCATGGCAGTTTACACACATTTCActcatcctcacacacacacacacacacattgaatgGACCCTCCACCCAGCTGACGAAATAACATCACTTGTGTAAAGTCTCTAACAGCAGCTAaaactgaaaggaaaactcGACTTTACAGGTATTACACACATATTCACGATACACACAGTTGACATACAAGTCGACCTTTACTAACTCACTAACTGTTAACTATCTGGACGAGGGTGACAGGACACTATCAATTTCAATATAATACAATTTCTGTGAGTAGGCAGGTGAGATGAAGGTTTTTAGGGTATGATTATCAACATAATCCAAAATACTTACACAACTTCACAACACTGTAAATTCCTCGTTATACAGTGTGTGGTGGTCATGGTGATGTGCTGGTAATCAGAGTCATAGATTAAATCTTTTCAATTGCAGCAATATACTatagacaaagaaaacaagtgacATTGTCTCCATGGCCTTTAACAAAACACATCTTTCTTCACCATTCTACAATATCTGTGTATTTCCCAGAATACTGTTGTGTCTTCCATTGTAGGGGTGGGTGGCATTTATGTACAAGGTCTACAAACAGAACACGAGGAGAGATATGAGCATTGATATGAACTTTCTTTCACGTTTGTACAGTGATAACATTATGTGTACTCGCTGCATATTACCTGGTGCTGTTGTTATCATAGACACTGTTATTGTCACATATATGTTGTGGTATTAACTGTAAAGTCACAGCACCAGCACTAGTCCATGCTAcgtaaataaatatttaaataaaaaaagaccaaTTTACATTGACGAACTTAGTGATGAGctacagacaaagaaaagacaagggttatatttaaataaaatgtctctcAAGGGTCTAATGTAAACCACTGTTTGAAGAAgttttataaaatatgaattccTGCAGCCTCAGCTCAGTGTAATCATTAAGTAAGTATGACATAACATTGAATTTGTATGCAAATATCACTTTAAAGACATGCAttgaagtccagacattttcctgaaactttacagaggggctgtatgcaagttgctctggacattttccagaactaT
Coding sequences:
- the LOC118117784 gene encoding transcriptional repressor p66 alpha isoform X3 encodes the protein MSEEAVRQTRSQKRALDKDTEPQSLESSDVENDSKKPKLDPSEPTAQAETTPKPDPLMAQDGQSRTSTGSEDEQEDEQEQEQSSLPLPLVLPSASQTVKDDGETTQTQQAAEPSVDNRTECNDKASRTEPAIDARSRTRPTEPKASGGMLAAGEVKATIKVEVQMGEQPVDMSTSKGSIKREKRPPSPEDDDVIILSDNDSPSPPRNGLSHFKELDTDLLMKSSPEERGRIIKQLKEELRLEEAKLVLLKKLRQSQIQRDNLQKPSGLSGSSAPPPLIRGTIVSNKGSQQILTGRSSGTVIPPPLVRGGQQISSKHGSQIIMPPLVRGAQQIQALRQQQQQQLAASGGSGPPPLLLGPRTSAPTAQGQRGMMQSGLIRVGNSANMMASQSSLKGSSSGSSGLLGVNDSPASRQAAAKLALRKQLEKTLLEIPPPKPPAPEFNFLPSAANNEFIYLVGLEDVVQNLLDTIHRGKTGVALSKAISKDPFICTQCNTDFTCRWRHDKTKVLCEDCMSSNQKKALKAEHTSRLKAAFVKALQQEQEIEQRIFQQTSSGSHGGSSSSSSLKAEQLVSQQLKQAHARASALQHHHQASRAANILHHHSIKSSQGQLSHSVSSMGMRGLPHSFSSSSQLQSAVAAAALVTRPGKHAHVSHRSVQSSKVSSSGIVGGRIISGGSASSTAWKKQSNSNTGVTMAYVNPSLTGHKTSATVDARQREYLLDMIPSRSSLSQTANTWK